Proteins encoded by one window of Bacillus sp. DTU_2020_1000418_1_SI_GHA_SEK_038:
- a CDS encoding YitT family protein — protein MRQARRDFSHNTLWETMQEYLNILIGAAIIAITFNVFLLPNQVASGGVSGISTILAAVVGWEPAYVQWAFNIPLFIAGIVILGKQFGAKTLVGTIFLPFVVFLTKGFEPWTNDPLLASLFGGIGVGLGLGIVFRGKASTGGTDLAAQIINKYTGLTLGTCVAIIDGLIVLTAAIVFDIERGLYALLALYVTSKTIDIIQIGMKRSKMTLIITEKENEVREGILNKIDRGVTKLTAYGGYTDNERPILMCVVDQTEFTKLKQLVKTIDPTAFVVVSDASEVLGEGFKRV, from the coding sequence ATGAGACAAGCGAGACGAGATTTTTCACATAACACACTATGGGAAACCATGCAGGAATACCTAAATATACTTATCGGCGCCGCAATCATAGCGATTACGTTTAATGTGTTTTTGCTTCCGAATCAGGTTGCGTCTGGCGGGGTAAGCGGGATTAGTACGATTTTGGCGGCAGTTGTGGGCTGGGAGCCGGCGTACGTACAGTGGGCATTTAATATACCGCTCTTTATTGCCGGTATTGTGATTCTTGGAAAGCAATTTGGGGCAAAAACGCTAGTGGGGACGATTTTTCTGCCGTTTGTCGTTTTTTTGACAAAGGGGTTTGAGCCGTGGACGAATGATCCGTTATTAGCCTCGCTATTTGGCGGGATTGGAGTGGGGCTTGGGCTAGGTATTGTTTTTAGAGGAAAGGCATCAACTGGCGGAACAGATCTGGCTGCACAAATTATTAATAAATATACAGGCCTGACATTGGGGACATGTGTTGCGATTATTGACGGGTTAATTGTGCTGACTGCAGCGATTGTGTTTGATATTGAAAGAGGGCTTTATGCGCTGTTGGCACTCTATGTGACGAGTAAGACGATTGATATTATTCAAATTGGGATGAAACGTTCAAAGATGACGTTAATTATTACGGAAAAAGAAAATGAAGTTCGTGAAGGAATCCTGAATAAAATTGATAGAGGTGTGACAAAACTAACAGCATATGGTGGTTATACCGATAATGAACGCCCAATTCTAATGTGTGTTGTCGATCAGACAGAATTCACAAAGTTGAAACAATTGGTCAAAACCATTGACCCGACTGCATTTGTCGTGGTTTCTGACGCCTCTGAGGTTCTTGGGGAGGGTTTCAAACGGGTGTAA
- the ftsE gene encoding cell division ATP-binding protein FtsE — protein sequence MIEMQDVYKKYPNGVVAANGIDVHIKPGEFVYVVGPSGAGKSTFIKMMYREEKPTSGTITINGVNLGKLKANKVPLLRRNIGVVFQDFKLLPTLSVYENVAFALEVTEEQPKYIKKQVMETLELVNLKHKARMLPTELSGGEQQRVSIARSIVNAPKVVIADEPTGNLDPDTSWEIMNIFDEINTRGTTVVMATHNKEIVNTIKHRVIAIEGGKIVRDQQRGDYGYES from the coding sequence ATGATAGAAATGCAAGATGTATATAAAAAGTACCCAAATGGGGTAGTTGCCGCAAATGGGATTGATGTACATATCAAGCCAGGTGAGTTTGTGTATGTTGTAGGTCCGAGCGGTGCCGGGAAATCAACTTTTATCAAAATGATGTATAGAGAAGAGAAGCCTACGAGCGGAACCATTACAATAAATGGCGTAAACCTTGGGAAGTTAAAGGCGAATAAGGTCCCTCTCCTACGCCGTAATATTGGGGTTGTATTCCAGGACTTCAAGCTGCTGCCAACTCTATCTGTTTATGAGAATGTCGCATTCGCGCTTGAAGTGACAGAGGAACAGCCTAAGTATATTAAGAAACAGGTTATGGAAACGCTAGAGCTTGTGAATTTAAAGCATAAAGCCCGGATGCTGCCAACTGAATTGTCCGGAGGGGAGCAGCAGCGTGTGTCAATTGCGCGTTCCATCGTCAATGCCCCTAAGGTTGTGATCGCTGACGAGCCAACGGGAAACCTTGACCCTGACACATCATGGGAAATCATGAATATCTTTGACGAAATTAATACAAGGGGCACGACTGTCGTGATGGCAACACATAATAAGGAAATCGTGAATACAATTAAGCACCGCGTAATCGCCATTGAGGGCGGAAAGATTGTTCGTGACCAGCAGAGAGGTGATTATGGCTATGAAAGCTAG
- the ftsX gene encoding permease-like cell division protein FtsX, translated as MKARTLRRHLRESLKSLARNGWMTFASASAVTVTLILVGVFFVIMMNLNKVATDLEEQVEIRVHIDVAANEEDQKILGQKIEKISEVKSVVYSPKDQELDNLIESFGEEGEAYKLFEQDNPLNDVFVVKTKKPADTMMVAKKIEKMEYAAKVNYGQGKIEKLFSFIKSSRNVGVVLIVGLLFTAMFLISNTIKITIVARRREIEIMRLVGATNAFIRWPFFLEGLWLGIIGAIMPIVLVTTSYYYLYDFLAPKLKGNFIEILAFNPFVYQVSGLLLLMGALIGIWGSMMSVRKFLKV; from the coding sequence ATGAAAGCTAGAACTCTACGCCGTCATCTAAGAGAGAGCTTAAAGAGTCTTGCGAGAAACGGCTGGATGACCTTTGCCTCTGCCAGTGCTGTAACGGTCACGCTTATTTTGGTCGGTGTTTTCTTCGTTATCATGATGAATTTAAATAAAGTGGCAACAGATCTTGAGGAGCAAGTGGAAATCCGCGTCCATATCGATGTGGCCGCCAATGAAGAGGATCAGAAGATATTAGGGCAAAAGATTGAAAAAATTTCAGAGGTGAAATCTGTAGTTTATTCTCCGAAAGATCAGGAGCTTGATAATCTGATTGAAAGCTTTGGAGAAGAAGGGGAAGCCTACAAGCTGTTTGAACAGGACAACCCGTTAAATGATGTCTTTGTTGTTAAAACAAAGAAACCTGCTGACACGATGATGGTCGCGAAAAAGATTGAAAAAATGGAATATGCGGCAAAGGTTAATTATGGCCAAGGGAAGATTGAAAAGCTCTTCTCCTTCATCAAATCCAGCCGTAATGTTGGGGTCGTTCTCATCGTAGGATTATTGTTTACGGCCATGTTCCTAATTTCGAATACGATCAAAATTACTATTGTCGCTAGAAGAAGAGAAATTGAGATTATGAGATTAGTAGGGGCCACCAATGCTTTTATCAGATGGCCATTCTTCTTGGAGGGCTTATGGCTTGGTATCATTGGGGCCATTATGCCTATCGTTCTCGTTACGACATCCTACTATTATCTCTATGATTTCCTTGCACCGAAGCTTAAAGGGAATTTTATCGAGATTCTCGCTTTTAACCCGTTTGTCTACCAAGTTTCTGGTTTACTGCTCCTCATGGGCGCATTGATTGGAATTTGGGGCAGTATGATGTCTGTTAGAAAGTTTTTAAAAGTATAG
- the prfB gene encoding peptide chain release factor 2 (programmed frameshift): MELADIRHELEKAAKRLADFRGSLDLENKEARIAELDDTMLQPGFWDDQQQAQVVIGELNGLKDQVHELYDLNETYENLELTYELVKEEDDQELRQELEAELNEMSKRFNEFELQLLLSEPYDKNNAILELHPGAGGTESQDWGSMLLRMYTRWAEKKGFKVETLDYLPGDEAGIKSVTLGIKGHNAYGYLKAEKGVHRLVRISPFDSSGRRHTSFVSCEVMPEFNDEIDIDIRTEDLKIDTYRSSGAGGQHVNTTDSAVRITHIPTGVVVTCQTERSQIKNRERAMKMLQAKLYQKKIEEQEQQMADIRGEQKEIGWGSQIRSYVFHPYSMVKDHRTNTESGNVQAVMDGELDSFIDAFLRSKLS, from the exons TTGGAATTAGCAGATATTCGACATGAGTTAGAAAAAGCAGCTAAGCGATTGGCGGACTTTAGGGGGTCTCTT GACTTAGAAAACAAAGAGGCACGAATTGCAGAGCTTGATGATACGATGCTTCAGCCTGGTTTCTGGGATGATCAGCAGCAGGCTCAAGTGGTGATTGGGGAGCTTAATGGATTGAAGGATCAGGTCCATGAGCTGTATGATTTGAATGAAACGTATGAAAACCTGGAGTTAACGTATGAGCTCGTTAAGGAAGAGGATGACCAGGAGCTTCGGCAAGAGCTTGAGGCGGAGTTGAATGAAATGTCTAAACGCTTCAATGAGTTTGAGTTGCAGCTTCTTCTTAGCGAACCATATGATAAAAATAATGCCATTCTTGAGCTGCATCCAGGTGCGGGCGGAACGGAATCACAAGATTGGGGTTCCATGCTGCTTCGCATGTATACGAGATGGGCTGAGAAGAAAGGCTTTAAGGTTGAGACACTTGACTACCTGCCAGGAGACGAGGCCGGGATCAAAAGTGTAACCTTGGGTATTAAAGGCCACAATGCATACGGCTATTTAAAGGCGGAAAAAGGGGTGCACCGTTTAGTCCGTATTTCGCCATTTGATTCATCAGGCCGTCGTCATACTTCCTTTGTTTCATGTGAGGTTATGCCGGAATTTAATGATGAGATTGATATCGACATTCGTACCGAGGATTTGAAGATTGATACGTACCGGTCAAGCGGAGCTGGCGGTCAGCACGTCAATACAACAGACTCGGCGGTAAGGATCACGCATATTCCAACAGGAGTCGTTGTGACGTGTCAAACAGAGCGTTCACAGATTAAAAACCGTGAGCGTGCTATGAAAATGCTTCAAGCGAAGCTCTACCAGAAGAAAATTGAAGAGCAGGAGCAGCAAATGGCCGATATTCGCGGGGAGCAAAAGGAAATCGGCTGGGGAAGCCAGATTCGTTCTTACGTATTCCATCCCTATTCAATGGTAAAGGATCACCGGACAAACACTGAATCTGGAAATGTGCAAGCCGTCATGGACGGGGAGCTGGATTCATTTATTGATGCCTTCCTTAGGTCAAAATTAAGTTAA
- the cccB gene encoding cytochrome c551, translating to MKKKLLALLMGTSLVLAACGGGDDNAADEKDTGTTNGGETTTAGAGDAQKLYDQKCSSCHGANLEGTVGPKLSDAGAHFTKEEIEGIIANGQGAMPAGLLKGDEAAQVSEWLAAKK from the coding sequence GTGAAAAAGAAACTTCTTGCATTATTAATGGGTACATCCCTAGTTCTTGCTGCTTGTGGCGGCGGTGACGACAATGCGGCTGATGAGAAGGATACAGGCACGACAAACGGCGGTGAAACAACAACTGCTGGAGCAGGAGATGCTCAAAAGCTATATGATCAAAAATGTTCAAGCTGTCATGGTGCTAACCTTGAAGGTACTGTAGGTCCTAAACTTTCTGATGCTGGGGCTCACTTCACTAAGGAAGAAATTGAAGGTATCATTGCGAATGGACAAGGTGCAATGCCTGCAGGTCTTCTTAAAGGCGATGAAGCAGCACAGGTTTCAGAATGGTTAGCTGCTAAAAAGTAA